From the genome of Taeniopygia guttata chromosome 31, bTaeGut7.mat, whole genome shotgun sequence, one region includes:
- the LOC140681054 gene encoding class II histocompatibility antigen, B-L beta chain-like yields MGKSECHFVNSTEKVRCLRRFTYNREQYAMFDSDAGHFLGFTPYGETAARYCNNDPHVMEQRRTAVDWFCRYNYEYLSPFLTERRLPPHVSISLVPSSSQPGPGRLLCSLVDFYPAHARLRWFQGQQELSVAATDVVPNGDWTHQLLVLLETPTRGELTSTCQVEHVSLEHPLSRNWEMPPAV; encoded by the exons ATGGGAAAGTCCGAGTGTCACTTCGTGAACAGCACGGAGAAGGTGAGGTGCCTGAGGAGGTTCACCTACAATCGGGAGCAGTACGCGATGTTCGACAGCGACGCGGGGCACTTTTTAGGGTTCACCCCTTATGGGGAGACAGCAGCCAGGTACTGCAACAACGACCCACACGTTATGGAGCAGAGAAGGACTGCGGTGGACTGGTTCTGCCGGTACAACTACGAGTATCTCAGCCCGTTCCTCACGGAGCGCCGAT tgccgcccca CGTGTCCATCTCGCTGGTGCCCTCGAgctcccagcccggccccggccgcctgctctgctccttggtGGATTTCTACCCTGCCCACGCCCGGCTGAGGTGGttccagggccagcaggagctctcTGTGGCTGCCACCGATGTGGTCCCCAACGGGGACTGGACCCAccagctcctggtcctgctggaaACCCCAACCCGGGGCGAGCTCACCTCCACCTGCCAGGTGGAGCACGTCAGCCTGGAGCATCCCCTGAGCCGGAActgg GAGATGCCGCCTGCG